The following proteins come from a genomic window of Hymenobacter canadensis:
- a CDS encoding SusC/RagA family TonB-linked outer membrane protein gives MNRLYLLAPVLSVAAALPGYAQQNLRTVTGIVTDATNTPLPGVTVLVKGTTNGASTGTDGRYSLQAAPGSTLSFSFIGYTSQERAVGPDGAVDISLKENTTALNDVIVTAFGIKQERRQVNYGAQEVTSKDIIESRQPNIVNALQGKVAGVQVTSSGGGAGEGASIVIRGGNSLDGDNQPLFVIDGIIMDNTSFSESTAPGGGSAFNGLLGRSVSSQNRAADINPEDVETMTVLKGAAAAALYGSRAASGAVIITTKKGKAGVVTVDYRTQVSVDEVNRLPKLQGVYKQGALGVFDPTTRISWGPQFAPGETVYDNLGDFYKTAYNFQNYLTVTGGTEKGSFLLSASHLDQTGVARSSEFDKSTVRLSGTLQVSPKIRAQGSAQYLNSGGRRPLQGPGLFGGSGGFMVSLLTWPRNDDTRNYLNPDGTRRRLIGGIGSSDADNPYFTVERNPITDRTNRLIGNAQLTYDPFKWLTISYNLGTDLYTERLRSVRAVGTSQPGNQDGGISETTTQNRLLNSNLTAILSHSFSENVGATLLLGNTVEQGLRETTDIIGLVFRSPNFNSINNTVNRGALTTNSLRRLVANFARVNLDLFKQVTVEASVRLDQSSTLPRPNLNKNYGKPFVYGSATLGYEFSRTLGLDNSSIMNYGKLRLAVAEVGKDTAPYRVESPLAQSTYIGAGFRPGFFGSNALLKPERTRSYEAGLDFQFLKGRLGLDAGVYYSETRDQLIAPRVSQASGYILQYINGGTVTNKGVEIALNGRPVQTASGFTWDVLANFFHNQNRAKKLPSFLTEVNQSDAFVIDVARGSAFPNRPITSIGVQDYARVTDTSSPYFGQVIISPTTGYPSVVAGTYVYAGDRAPQFTTQITNTLAYKGLSLAFMMDFRKGGDVVNGNEWVTVRSGLSNKTLDRNKTAVIEGVVRASDGSYSPNTRPVELTQGYFINQIAGTGWAFVEDGSWTRLRYATLAYRLPAAWLGKSFVKGAELSVTGRNLVLFTNYSGADPETAAAGAGVRGGGSGGFDYGSTPATRGVDMALRVNF, from the coding sequence ATGAACAGACTCTACTTGCTAGCGCCGGTCCTGAGCGTGGCGGCGGCCCTCCCCGGCTACGCCCAGCAGAACCTGCGCACGGTCACGGGCATCGTGACGGATGCCACCAATACGCCGCTGCCCGGCGTGACGGTGCTCGTGAAAGGCACCACCAACGGCGCCAGCACCGGCACCGACGGGCGCTACTCGCTGCAGGCAGCCCCCGGCAGCACGCTCAGCTTCAGCTTCATCGGCTACACCAGCCAGGAGCGCGCCGTCGGACCCGACGGGGCTGTGGATATCAGCCTGAAGGAGAATACCACGGCCCTGAACGACGTCATCGTAACAGCCTTCGGCATCAAGCAGGAGCGCCGCCAGGTGAACTACGGGGCGCAGGAAGTCACCAGCAAGGACATCATCGAGTCGCGCCAGCCTAACATTGTAAATGCCCTGCAGGGCAAGGTGGCGGGTGTGCAGGTAACCAGTTCGGGTGGCGGGGCCGGCGAAGGAGCTTCCATCGTTATCCGGGGCGGCAACTCGCTCGATGGCGACAACCAGCCGCTGTTCGTGATTGACGGCATTATCATGGACAACACTTCTTTTTCGGAGTCGACGGCGCCGGGGGGCGGCTCGGCCTTCAACGGGTTGCTGGGCCGCTCGGTGTCGTCGCAGAACCGCGCCGCCGACATCAATCCCGAGGACGTGGAAACCATGACCGTGCTGAAAGGCGCGGCCGCGGCGGCCCTCTACGGCTCGCGGGCGGCCAGCGGCGCCGTTATCATCACCACCAAGAAAGGCAAAGCCGGCGTCGTGACCGTGGACTACCGCACGCAGGTGTCTGTGGACGAGGTAAACCGCCTGCCCAAGCTACAGGGCGTATACAAGCAGGGTGCGCTAGGCGTCTTCGATCCGACCACGCGTATTTCGTGGGGGCCGCAGTTTGCGCCCGGCGAAACGGTGTACGACAACCTGGGCGACTTTTACAAAACTGCCTACAACTTCCAGAACTACCTGACCGTGACGGGTGGCACCGAGAAAGGCTCGTTCCTGCTCTCGGCCTCGCACCTCGACCAGACCGGCGTGGCCCGCAGCTCGGAGTTCGACAAGAGCACCGTGCGGCTGTCGGGCACGCTGCAGGTATCGCCGAAGATCCGGGCGCAGGGCTCGGCGCAGTACCTGAACTCGGGGGGCCGCCGGCCGCTGCAGGGCCCCGGCCTGTTTGGCGGTTCGGGCGGCTTTATGGTAAGCTTGCTGACCTGGCCCCGTAACGATGACACCCGCAACTACCTCAACCCCGATGGCACCCGCCGCCGCCTGATTGGCGGCATCGGCAGCTCCGACGCCGACAACCCCTACTTCACGGTAGAGCGCAACCCGATTACGGACCGCACCAACCGCCTCATCGGCAACGCCCAGCTGACGTACGACCCCTTCAAGTGGCTGACCATTAGCTACAACTTGGGCACTGACTTGTATACTGAGCGGCTGCGCTCCGTCCGGGCGGTGGGCACCTCGCAGCCCGGCAACCAGGACGGCGGCATTTCGGAAACTACCACCCAGAACCGACTGCTCAACTCCAACCTGACGGCTATTCTATCGCACTCATTTTCGGAAAACGTGGGCGCCACGCTGCTGCTGGGCAACACCGTGGAGCAGGGCCTGCGCGAAACCACCGACATCATCGGGCTGGTGTTTCGCTCGCCCAACTTCAACTCCATCAACAACACCGTGAACCGCGGCGCGCTGACGACCAACTCGTTGCGGCGACTGGTGGCCAACTTCGCCCGCGTCAACCTGGATTTGTTCAAGCAGGTGACGGTGGAGGCAAGTGTGCGCCTCGACCAATCCTCGACGTTGCCGCGGCCCAACCTAAACAAGAATTACGGCAAGCCCTTCGTCTATGGCTCGGCTACGCTGGGCTACGAATTTTCGCGCACGCTGGGCCTCGACAACAGTTCCATTATGAACTACGGCAAGCTACGGCTGGCCGTGGCCGAAGTGGGCAAGGATACCGCCCCCTACCGCGTGGAGTCGCCGCTGGCCCAGAGCACCTACATCGGAGCCGGCTTCCGGCCGGGCTTCTTCGGCTCGAACGCGCTGCTCAAGCCGGAGCGCACCCGTTCCTATGAGGCTGGCCTGGACTTCCAGTTCCTGAAAGGCCGCCTGGGCCTGGATGCCGGCGTGTACTACTCGGAAACCCGCGACCAGCTGATTGCGCCCCGCGTCAGCCAAGCCTCGGGCTACATTCTGCAGTACATCAACGGCGGTACCGTTACCAACAAGGGTGTGGAAATTGCCCTGAACGGCCGGCCTGTGCAGACGGCTTCGGGCTTTACCTGGGACGTGCTGGCCAACTTCTTCCACAATCAGAACCGCGCCAAAAAGTTACCCAGCTTCCTGACCGAAGTCAACCAGTCGGATGCCTTTGTAATTGATGTGGCCCGGGGCAGCGCATTCCCCAACCGGCCCATCACGTCCATCGGCGTGCAGGACTACGCCCGCGTGACGGATACTTCGTCGCCGTATTTCGGGCAGGTGATTATCAGCCCCACCACCGGCTATCCGTCGGTGGTAGCGGGCACCTACGTGTACGCCGGCGACCGGGCCCCGCAGTTCACCACCCAGATTACTAACACACTGGCCTACAAAGGCCTGTCGCTGGCCTTCATGATGGACTTCCGCAAGGGCGGCGACGTGGTGAACGGCAACGAGTGGGTGACTGTGCGCTCGGGCCTGAGCAACAAGACCCTGGACCGCAACAAAACCGCCGTTATCGAGGGCGTGGTGCGCGCTTCCGACGGCTCGTATTCGCCAAACACGCGCCCCGTGGAGCTGACGCAGGGCTACTTCATCAACCAGATAGCCGGCACCGGCTGGGCTTTCGTGGAAGATGGCTCCTGGACGCGCCTGCGGTACGCTACGCTGGCCTACCGGCTGCCGGCCGCGTGGCTGGGCAAGAGCTTCGTGAAAGGCGCTGAGCTGAGCGTGACGGGCCGCAACCTGGTGCTGTTTACCAATTACTCTGGCGCTGACCCCGAAACGGCCGCGGCTGGTGCCGGCGTGCGCGGCGGCGGCTCCGGCGGCTTCGACTACGGCAGCACGCCCGCTACCCGCGGCGTGGACATGGCCCTGCGCGTGAATTTTTAA
- the nagB gene encoding glucosamine-6-phosphate deaminase has protein sequence MSAASPAASRVPVRIFPDSEQASVQVARELAAFIRQRAQEGRPAVLGLATGSSPTRVYEELVRLHREEGLSFQNVVSFNLDEYFPMAPDSLQSYVRFMREYLFDHIDIRPENVHIPDGTVPAEQVGEFCRRYEEQIREAGGIDWQLLGIGRTGHIGFNEPGSGAASRTRLITLDHITRTDAASDFYGEENVPRRAITMGVGTILEARHIVLLAWGEGKAAVIKRMVEGEPTDTVPATYLQHHPAVQAVLDEAAAAELSSRKTPWLAGQASDWQDAAQVRKAVTWLARLVEKPILKLTDEDYNENGLSDLLAEAEGQAYSLNIRVFNELQHTITGWPGGKPTADDTHRPERAAPFPKRALIFSPHPDDDVISMGGTLIRLVDQGHEVHVAYQTSGNIAVFDDEAIRFADFVADYDEAFRFDEQPAETLYQRVADFLKNKQPGQVDSDEVQQIKGLIRRGEAKSALRYAGLDPDTRAHFQDLPFYETGRVRKKPLGEEDIQFTIDLLNRLQPHQIYAAGDLSDPHGTHRVCLAAIFEAVRRLKAAGTPWLSDCWVWLYRGAWQEWDVAQIEMAVPLSPQELTRKRRAIFKHQSQKDRPLFPGADQREFWQRAEERNRTTARLYDQLGLPEYEGIEAFVRWHF, from the coding sequence ATGTCTGCTGCCAGCCCTGCCGCCTCGCGCGTGCCCGTCCGCATCTTCCCCGATTCTGAGCAGGCCTCCGTGCAGGTGGCCCGCGAGCTGGCCGCCTTTATCCGGCAGCGCGCCCAGGAGGGCCGCCCGGCCGTGCTGGGCCTGGCCACGGGCTCGTCGCCGACGCGGGTGTACGAGGAGCTGGTGCGGCTGCATCGGGAAGAGGGGCTGAGCTTCCAGAACGTTGTCAGCTTCAACCTCGACGAGTATTTTCCGATGGCGCCCGACTCGCTGCAGAGCTACGTGCGGTTCATGCGCGAGTACCTGTTCGACCACATCGACATCCGGCCCGAAAACGTGCACATCCCCGACGGCACCGTGCCCGCCGAGCAGGTAGGCGAGTTCTGCCGCCGCTACGAAGAGCAGATCCGGGAGGCCGGCGGCATAGACTGGCAGTTGCTGGGCATCGGGCGCACCGGCCACATCGGCTTCAACGAGCCCGGCTCCGGCGCCGCCTCGCGCACCCGCCTCATCACCCTCGACCACATCACGCGCACCGATGCCGCCTCCGACTTCTACGGCGAGGAAAACGTGCCGCGCCGCGCCATTACGATGGGCGTGGGCACCATCCTGGAAGCCCGCCACATTGTGCTGCTGGCCTGGGGCGAGGGCAAAGCCGCCGTGATAAAGCGCATGGTGGAAGGCGAGCCCACCGACACCGTGCCGGCCACCTACCTGCAGCACCACCCCGCCGTGCAGGCCGTGCTCGATGAGGCCGCCGCCGCCGAGCTCAGCTCGCGCAAAACGCCCTGGCTGGCCGGCCAGGCCAGCGACTGGCAAGACGCCGCCCAGGTGCGCAAGGCCGTGACGTGGCTGGCCCGGCTGGTGGAAAAGCCCATCCTCAAGCTCACCGACGAAGACTACAACGAAAACGGCCTTTCCGACCTGCTGGCTGAAGCCGAAGGGCAGGCGTACAGCCTCAATATCCGGGTGTTCAACGAGCTGCAGCACACCATCACGGGCTGGCCCGGCGGCAAGCCCACCGCCGACGACACCCACCGCCCCGAGCGGGCCGCGCCTTTCCCCAAACGGGCCCTCATCTTCTCGCCCCATCCCGACGACGACGTTATTTCCATGGGCGGCACGCTGATTCGGCTGGTGGACCAGGGCCATGAAGTGCACGTGGCGTACCAGACTTCCGGCAACATTGCCGTGTTCGATGACGAGGCCATCCGCTTTGCCGACTTCGTGGCCGACTACGACGAGGCCTTCCGCTTCGACGAGCAGCCGGCCGAAACGCTTTACCAGCGCGTGGCCGATTTCCTGAAAAACAAGCAGCCCGGCCAGGTGGATTCCGACGAGGTGCAGCAGATCAAGGGCCTGATCCGGCGCGGCGAGGCCAAAAGCGCCCTGCGCTACGCCGGCCTCGACCCCGACACCCGCGCCCACTTCCAGGACCTGCCGTTCTACGAAACCGGCCGGGTGCGCAAAAAGCCGCTCGGCGAAGAAGACATCCAGTTCACCATCGACCTGCTCAACCGCCTGCAGCCCCACCAGATCTACGCCGCCGGCGACCTGAGCGACCCGCATGGCACGCACCGCGTGTGTCTGGCGGCCATCTTCGAGGCGGTGCGGCGGCTGAAGGCGGCGGGCACGCCTTGGCTCTCAGACTGCTGGGTGTGGCTGTACCGCGGCGCCTGGCAGGAGTGGGACGTGGCCCAGATTGAAATGGCCGTGCCCCTGAGCCCGCAGGAGCTCACGCGCAAGCGCCGCGCCATCTTCAAGCACCAGAGCCAGAAAGACCGGCCGCTGTTCCCGGGTGCCGACCAGCGCGAGTTTTGGCAGCGCGCCGAGGAGCGCAACCGCACCACCGCCCGCCTCTACGATCAGCTGGGCCTGCCCGAATACGAAGGCATCGAAGCCTTCGTGCGTTGGCATTTCTAA
- a CDS encoding SusC/RagA family TonB-linked outer membrane protein, with the protein MQNSYSFARLARSLGGPLLSVLVAVPALAQDGTRQPYTLQGRVTDERGQGLPGTTVLLGGTTLGTATNTDGNYTLPVQVAPGTYTLTFSTIGYRTQNRTVTVGSSASVTTDVSLAEASQNLDDVVVIGSTISVNKRELGNAISTVTARDLVQSGTGGALNALQGKLPGAQIVQNSGDPSGSMSVRLRGIHSLRGSSDPLYVIDGVIVSNNSTNVSQLAAGPDIGSANAGQNRLADLNPNDIASINVINGAAAAAQYGSRASNGVVLITTKRGVAGAARVSVYTSFSINELRKSLPVNTYGKQFGFAGLRLYTIGAPTPQQLTANPSTTTTGITRAGATTQLATNLVDVPRYDYFNDIFRTGYGTDNGVSVAGGAERTQYLVSAGYLKNQGIIDGTDFTRYNLRARVEQRFASWARASAGIAYNNSFSNEKANGNVFYSPINSINITNNIYDINQRDLNGNLQAVEPTRVNPLSTIEDMKFTQRINRTISDLQVNLTPFAGFSLDYILGVDTYSQAGQNYIRPYPYQATAGLPLARYPLGFAANANNNVLQLNSDVNLGYERQFTENLKLTLLAGYSYQYLRSELVRTQGQNQTPFISTVSGSGSTTVASSYGLDQFDLSGVFGQGTIGFRNLAFLTAAIRRDRSSKFSPSETNQYYPKVSGSLVLSDLGFWKNAGYATAFNSLKLRASYGEAGNLNGIDSYDRFYQFTPVAFQGRATFLPNARLANPRVRPERVAELEVGADLGFLNDRLGLGVTVYDQKTKDLVVDRTIAPSRGGSSIVENVARLNNKGVEVQLSVSPVKTTDFSWDFTAIYSRNRNKIVDLVGSSAILIDNVTGAPVYLLNGQPAGVFYGSAYARNPDGSLLLTPQGFPQDERTTGQSTGSTAFTPARNSDGQPSYAQGTSIANVVIGNPNPDWTGSFSTNFTYKRLGLRVLLDAVQGVDVFNADYRTRQGVGLGDLAEKELRGELPRGYIFSVYNTQEFRVDDGSYVKLRETALTYTLPTVSKSISNLSVSVVGRNLYSWDDYKGFDPETSAGGSSDLLRAIDFGNVPIPRTYQLRLAGTF; encoded by the coding sequence ATGCAAAACTCCTACTCTTTTGCCCGGCTGGCCCGTTCGCTGGGCGGGCCGCTGCTGAGCGTGCTGGTAGCCGTGCCAGCGCTGGCCCAGGATGGCACGCGGCAGCCCTATACGCTGCAGGGCCGCGTCACCGATGAGCGGGGGCAGGGCCTGCCCGGCACCACCGTGCTGCTCGGGGGCACTACGCTCGGCACCGCCACCAACACCGACGGCAACTACACGCTGCCCGTGCAGGTGGCGCCCGGCACTTACACCCTCACGTTTTCCACCATCGGCTACCGCACCCAGAACCGCACCGTCACGGTGGGCAGCAGCGCCAGCGTCACCACCGACGTGTCGTTGGCCGAAGCCAGCCAGAACCTCGACGACGTAGTGGTTATCGGCTCCACCATCAGCGTGAACAAGCGCGAGCTTGGCAACGCCATCAGCACCGTAACGGCCCGCGACCTGGTGCAGAGCGGCACCGGCGGCGCCCTCAACGCTTTGCAGGGCAAGCTGCCCGGCGCCCAGATCGTGCAGAACTCCGGCGACCCTTCCGGCTCCATGTCGGTGCGGCTGCGCGGGATTCACTCGCTGCGGGGCTCCTCCGACCCGCTGTATGTGATTGACGGCGTGATTGTGAGCAACAACAGCACCAACGTGTCGCAGCTGGCGGCGGGGCCGGATATCGGGTCGGCCAACGCCGGGCAGAACCGCCTGGCCGACCTCAACCCCAACGACATTGCCAGCATCAACGTGATAAACGGGGCGGCGGCGGCGGCGCAGTACGGCTCGCGGGCCTCCAACGGCGTGGTGCTCATCACCACCAAGCGCGGCGTGGCCGGCGCGGCGCGGGTATCGGTGTACACCAGTTTCAGCATCAACGAGCTACGTAAATCATTGCCGGTGAATACCTATGGCAAGCAGTTTGGGTTTGCGGGGCTGCGACTCTACACCATCGGGGCGCCAACGCCCCAGCAGCTGACTGCCAACCCCAGCACCACCACCACCGGCATCACGCGGGCCGGGGCCACCACCCAGCTGGCCACCAACCTCGTGGACGTGCCCCGCTACGACTACTTCAACGACATCTTCCGAACCGGCTACGGCACCGATAACGGCGTATCGGTGGCGGGCGGGGCTGAGCGGACGCAGTATCTGGTGTCGGCGGGCTACCTGAAAAACCAAGGCATTATCGACGGTACTGACTTCACGCGCTACAACCTGCGGGCCCGCGTAGAGCAACGCTTCGCCAGTTGGGCGCGGGCTTCGGCGGGCATTGCCTACAACAACAGCTTCTCAAACGAGAAAGCCAATGGCAACGTGTTCTACAGCCCCATTAACTCCATCAACATCACCAACAACATCTACGACATCAACCAGCGCGACCTCAACGGCAACCTGCAGGCCGTGGAACCCACCCGCGTCAACCCGCTGTCCACCATCGAGGACATGAAGTTCACGCAGCGCATCAACCGCACCATCAGCGACCTGCAGGTGAACCTAACGCCGTTTGCGGGCTTCTCGCTCGACTACATTCTGGGCGTGGATACCTACTCGCAGGCGGGGCAGAACTACATCCGGCCCTACCCGTACCAGGCCACGGCCGGCCTGCCGCTGGCCCGCTACCCGCTGGGCTTCGCGGCCAACGCCAACAACAACGTGCTGCAGTTGAACTCCGACGTGAACCTGGGCTACGAGCGGCAGTTCACCGAAAACCTCAAGCTGACGCTGCTGGCCGGTTACAGCTACCAGTACCTGCGCAGCGAGCTGGTGCGCACCCAGGGCCAGAACCAGACGCCGTTTATCTCCACGGTCAGCGGCTCGGGCAGCACCACGGTGGCCTCCAGCTACGGGCTCGATCAGTTTGATCTGAGCGGCGTGTTCGGCCAGGGTACTATCGGGTTTCGCAACCTTGCCTTCCTGACGGCCGCCATCCGGCGCGACCGGTCGTCGAAGTTCTCGCCTTCCGAAACAAACCAGTATTACCCCAAAGTGAGCGGCTCACTGGTGCTGTCTGATCTGGGCTTCTGGAAGAATGCCGGCTACGCCACGGCCTTCAACTCGTTGAAGCTGCGCGCTAGCTACGGCGAGGCCGGCAACCTGAACGGCATCGACAGCTACGACCGATTCTACCAGTTTACGCCAGTGGCCTTTCAGGGCCGCGCCACGTTTCTGCCCAACGCTCGCCTGGCCAACCCGCGGGTGCGGCCGGAGCGCGTGGCCGAGCTGGAAGTGGGCGCCGACCTGGGCTTCCTGAACGACCGGCTGGGCCTGGGCGTGACGGTCTACGACCAGAAAACCAAGGATCTGGTGGTGGACCGCACGATTGCGCCGTCGCGTGGGGGCTCGTCCATTGTGGAGAACGTGGCCCGGCTCAACAACAAAGGCGTGGAGGTGCAATTGAGCGTGTCGCCGGTTAAAACCACCGATTTCAGCTGGGACTTTACGGCCATCTACAGCCGCAACCGCAACAAGATTGTGGACCTGGTGGGCTCGTCGGCCATCCTGATTGACAACGTGACGGGGGCGCCGGTGTATCTGCTGAACGGGCAGCCTGCGGGCGTGTTCTACGGCTCGGCCTACGCCCGCAACCCCGACGGCTCGCTGCTGCTCACGCCCCAGGGCTTCCCGCAGGATGAGCGCACCACCGGCCAGAGCACCGGTTCTACGGCCTTTACGCCGGCCCGCAACTCCGACGGCCAGCCCAGCTACGCGCAGGGCACCAGCATTGCCAACGTGGTTATCGGCAATCCCAACCCCGACTGGACCGGCTCGTTCAGCACCAACTTCACCTACAAGCGGCTGGGCTTGCGCGTGCTGCTCGATGCCGTGCAGGGTGTGGACGTATTCAACGCCGACTACCGCACCCGGCAGGGCGTGGGCCTCGGCGACCTGGCCGAGAAGGAGCTGCGCGGTGAGCTGCCCCGGGGCTACATCTTCAGCGTGTACAACACCCAGGAGTTTCGGGTGGATGACGGCTCCTACGTGAAGCTGCGCGAAACCGCCCTGACCTACACGCTGCCTACCGTCAGCAAGTCTATCAGCAACCTGAGCGTGTCGGTGGTAGGCCGCAACCTCTACTCCTGGGACGACTACAAGGGCTTCGACCCCGAAACCAGCGCTGGCGGCTCGTCGGATCTGCTGCGAGCCATTGACTTCGGCAACGTGCCGATTCCGCGCACTTACCAGCTGCGGCTGGCTGGCACGTTCTAG